CAGGCTTCTACTTAAAAGAGTAACAGGATACTATACCTCATCCAGTCCATTGAGTATGTAGTCTCACGTGCCTATCTAATTGAGAGCTTACGATCACCTCCGTAAAATGAGGGACAGCACCATGTTAACACTACTCTTTATCTAAAGAAAGGAAGGAAGGGAACGAACACACTTTAGGAACTACTGCAATACTATTGTTTTGTTCTACTTCTCCACAACTCATTGAGCTAACAGAAACAagtaaaaaggaaaagaaaaggtaaaaacaTGTTCCAGACCAAGGTCTCTCTCTGTCTCTTCTAACTCATATTTTGGGTGAAAGTTTGCTTCTTATCTATAAATGAAGAGGAAATATATCTCATTTCCCCAGCAAGTACCCATAATTTCTCAGTAATGACAATCAAATCAAACCACCAGTATGCAAATGAAACACACACTACACAAATTTGCAGTTTCTGATTCAAGAAATGAATACATAAGAAAAAGAGTCACATTTTCACAAGAAATACACATTTAATCACCTAAGTAGCATCATGTAAACAGAAACAACCCATTCACTTCATTCAAAAAAGTCAAATACAAAAGAAACAGTCAAATTTGAGAGATTAATAAATTCACCTGACCACCACCATTTTCTAAACAATGGAAACCTTAGCGCCAGCAGCTTCAAGTTGTTTCTTAGCTTCTTCAGCTTCATCTTTAGAAGCACCTTCCTTAAATTTCTTAGGCAAACCTTCAATCAACTCTTTAGCTTCCTTCAAAGCTAAATTAGTTGAAGCTCTTACAGCTTTGATAGTAGCAATTCTTGAACTACTAGGTACTTCATCAATAACAACATCAAACTCAGTTTTCTCTTCAACAACAGGAGCAGCCTCAACAGCACCAggtgcagcagcaacagctgcaggTGCAAATGCAGCTGCAgatacaccaagttcttcttgtaaccaatcaactaatgttcttgcttcttctaacgtTAATTTGGTTAGCTCTTTACCAATAGTTTCTACTTTCTCAGTGACAGCTATTGCTGAAATTGGGGGTAAGAATGTGCATTTTCTTGATgaggtgaaattagggttttgatgaatTGGGGGGAATCTTAGGGTTTGTTTCTGGGAGGAATGAAATGATGATGAGGTTGTTGGATAAGGCTTTGGTGAAATTGAGGTTAGTGTTGCGAGTGTTGATGCCATCTTTTCTTtggtttctctttctttttttcttttttgttctttccctttcttcttctttaaagAGTATGTATAAACTTGTGAAATGAAGAGGAGAAACCCCAAGGAAAGAAAAAGGGATAACGTGATCCAACAATTTTTAAGAAACTTAGGGTCTGTTTGGCACGTTTAAGT
Above is a genomic segment from Papaver somniferum cultivar HN1 chromosome 10, ASM357369v1, whole genome shotgun sequence containing:
- the LOC113318493 gene encoding 50S ribosomal protein L12, chloroplastic-like — protein: MASTLATLTSISPKPYPTTSSSFHSSQKQTLRFPPIHQNPNFTSSRKCTFLPPISAIAVTEKVETIGKELTKLTLEEARTLVDWLQEELGVSAAAFAPAAVAAAPGAVEAAPVVEEKTEFDVVIDEVPSSSRIATIKAVRASTNLALKEAKELIEGLPKKFKEGASKDEAEEAKKQLEAAGAKVSIV